Genomic window (Nitrospirota bacterium):
TCCTTCCCTTTGCGATCGTCTATCTTGATGCTGGTCACGGCACGCTCCGCATCCTTCATGACCTCATCATGGCATTTCTTGACAACGCCCATGACCTCCTCCCATGACCCTTCGAGCACGGTGCCCATCGGATTTGCCTTGTAGCGAACTCCGCTCTGCGCAACGATCTGAAGTACGCGCGCGACCACGGTGCTGAGGCTGGAACCCTTCCCAACCGGTACCACGCTGAATTCCACCATAACGCTCATACGATGAAACCTCCTGAGAGATAGTATCGCCATGATCATCCATGACAACCTGCATCTGATTCAAGTATAGACGCGATTCCCGCTGATGTAAACCCCGTCAGAGAATACGTTCTCCGTGGCCAACCAGGCGTTTTTCCATTGAAAACAACGAAGGCATGTGCAATAATCGCAAACAGCGATTTTGGCAAACACGAAGCACGTTGGAATTTTGGCGGACCAGGAGCGATGACACAGGCTATGAGAGCCCTTTTCAGGGGATTGGGGATCATTCCCCTTCTCCTCGTATATTTTTTTATAACAGGGATCATCGGTCTGCTCCCCGTTGACCGGAAAACAAAACGTGTTGTCGCAATACGGATTGCCTCGCGCATCGCGCGAATCATTCTCATCCTGTTCGGCGTCCGCGTTCACGTGAAGCATCGCGAACGCCTTCATAAAACCGGCGACGGACGCCTCATCGTCTCGAATCATCTTTCCTATATCGATATCCTTGTCCTTTCCGCGCTCGCACCCTCGGTGTTCATCACCTCCGTTGAGCTGAAGAACACCGCGCTGCTCGGTACGCTGGCCCGGCTCAGTGGAAGTATTTTTGTAGAGCGAAGAAGACCGTCGGGGCTGAAGCGCGAGATCGAGGACATTGCCGTAGCACTCGGCCAGGGCCTGCCCGTCGCGCTCTTTCCCGAAGGAACCACGTCGAATGGCGACCGCGTGCAGCCATTCAAGAACTCCCTGTTTGATGCCGCTGTCCTGACACGGGCCGATATCGTCCCGATCTGTATTCGCTACACCCGCGTGAACAACGAGCGCCTCACGCCGGAGAATCGCGACCTCGTCTTCTACTATGGAGGAGCGACTTTTTTGAAACACTTCCTCCGGTTCCTGTCGCTCAGGTCCATCGAACTGGAGGTCATCCCCCTCAAGGCAATCAAGGTACATTCCCTGCAGTCGCGGAAAGACCTGGCCGCGGAAACATACGAGGCCATCAATGCGGTGTACTACGGCTGATCCTGTACTGAGTCAGGATCAGCCGTGGTGGTCTGAGGAACGGTTTTTGTAAGGACGCGTGGACGCCCGAAGAGACTTACTGGATGGTCAGTACAGGTAGATTGAATATCGGCGCCCACTCGGCATAGTCTATGCAGGCGTCATTAGTGTTCTCACAAGGATTGAATGTTTCGTCATGATCAAAATCTTCCCAGAACCAACTGTCTTTCACCTTGAAGATGAGGGTGACTGTTTTCGTCAGATCAGCGCTCACCGTAAGCCCGAGAGGTTCGTTGATCAGAAAGATGTCGCGGTCCGCACCCTGCGTAAAAACCGCTTGGTCCCACAGATCGGAATTGCCGAAGAGCCCGCGTTGATGTCCGGTTTCCGTATCGGTACCTCCGGGGCGGCTTACCGATGTTTTGTCTGTCTGGAGGGCGGTCGTTGTCCAGGCCGTTGCCACGCCGACCCAACCCAGCTCCTGTCCGTTGTCATCGACCAAGGTGATGTCACCCTGATGATGACCCAGGCTGCCTTCAGCGGAAAAATCATCGTCGCTTAAATAGACCCTGATGCTCTGAGTCGTGGTCGGAGTGCTGTTGATCGGCATCTTGATCTCGTAGTAGTAGATCTCGGCCTCTACCGATGCATAGGTGCCCGCCGAGATCGTCAGCTGGGATACCGTGACCTCTGATGTAAGATCGTATACCAGCGAATTCGCAAGCAACCCTCGATCGGGGATAAAATCTACATGATCACCGTTGGCCTTCACAAAAGAGAGCCGCTTGACCGCGACCTTGAAGCTCTGGGGCGTAAGATACGCCGTGCTGCCGCCGTCCTTATCACAGTCCAGCCCCGCCGCGTAGGGAGGGCCGTCCATGGGAAGCGTGTCGCTCGGACAGGAGTTCAGCTGCGCAACCGATGCGGCCTTGAACAGGGCTGGAGCGCCGGAAGCTGTGAAATCAGCCTTCATCTTAACAGAGGTAGGCGCTGACGTTGTAACTTCGTCGCTACTACTACTTTTCCCGCAGGCATAAACAATAAGTAGCGCTATAATCATTCCTGATAATACTCCCCATATTACGAACCTGTTCTTCATAGCGGCCTCCTTTTGATTTAGTCTATAGTTAGTCGTTTTGTCGCGCTCATTTTTCGTATCGGCATAAGACCTGATGTTAGTCTATCATACTTTGTCAAATGGGGGGATCATTCAAAAAATTATAACGAGCAGGAGCTCCTAACCATGCTCGCGTCATCATGTCCAGGGTTAACGATCTGAAAAATGACCGAAAGAACTTGACATTTTGCCCCCCAGTTGTTATGTTGCATCGCTTCTTTGAGAAAAAACTTCCCCCCATTTTAAAAGGGGGGGCCGGTGATCCATGGACTACACTGACGAAATAAACAAGCGGCGGACCTTCGCCATCATCAGCCACCCTGACGCGGGAAAGACCACGCTGACCGAGAAGTTTCTGCTCTTCGGCGGCGCGATCCAGGTGGCCGGCGCGGTCAAGTCCAACAAGATCAGGAAGAGCACGTCCTCGGACTTCATGGACATCGAGCGCCAGCGCGGCATCTCGGTGGCAACCTCGGTCATGGGCTTCGACTACAACGGGCTCAAGATCAATCTGCTCGACACGCCGGGCCATAAGGATTTTGCCGAGGACACCTATCGCACGCTCACCGCGGTGGACAGCGTCATCCTCATCATAGACTGTGTCAAAGGTGTGGAGGAACAGACCCTGCGGCTGATGGAAGTCTGCCGCATGCGCAGGACGCCGGTCATCATCTTCGTGAACAAGCTCGACCGGGAGGGCAGGCACCCCTTTGAACTTCTGGACGAGCTCGAAACAAAGCTGAACATAAAGGTCCAGCCGCTCTCATGGCCCATCAGCATGGGAACCTCGTTCAAGGGAGTTTACAATCTGTACAACAACAGCCTCTACCTCTTCCGGCCCGGCGGCGTCAGGATCGCGAGCGATGTACTCGAGATCCAGGGCATCGGCGACCCGGTCCTTGACCAGCAGCTCGGCGACTATGCAATAAAGCTCAGGGAGGACGTCGAGTTGATCGAAGGCACGCACAATCCCTTTGACGTCAATGCCTACCTGTGCGGCGACCTTGCTCCGGTCTTCTTCGGAAGCGCCATCAACAACTTCGGCGTCAAGGAGCTTCTGGACACCTTCACGGAGATCGCCCCTACGCCCGGCAGCAGGCCCACGGACCAGCGCGTCGTGAACGCTGACGAAGCTGCGTTCACCGGCTTCGTGTTCAAGATCCACGCTAACCTGGACCCCCGGCATCGCGACCGCATCGCCTTCATCCGGGTCTGTTCGGGCAAGTTCGAGCGGAACAAGTTGTTTCTTCATGTCCGATTGGGCAAACAGATCCGGTTCACCAGCCCGGCGAGTTTTTTGGGGGCGCGCAAGAGCATCGTGGACGAGGCCTTCCCCGGCGATGTGATCGGCCTGTATGATACCGGCAATTTCAAGATCGGCGACACGCTCACGGAAGGCGAGAAGCTCATGTTCCAGGGCATCCCTACCTTCTCGCCCGAGGTGTTCAAGGAGCTCGTGAATCTTGACCCTTCGAAATCGAAACAGCTTGCAAAGGGCATCGAGCAGCTTACCGACGAAGGCGTGGCCCAGCTCTTCACCCAGCAGCAGGGCAACCGCAGGATCGTCGGCACGGTGGGCCAGCTTCAGTTCGACGTGCTTCAGTACCGATTGGAGCACGAATACAACGCGGCCTGCAGGTTCGATCCGATGAAGATTTTCAAGGCGTGCTGGATCACCGCGAAGGACGAAAAAGAAATGGACAAATTCTGCAGATTCAAGTCGGACCGCATTGCCACGGACAAGGACGGCAATATCGTGTTTCTCGCTGAATCGGATTGGGTCCTGCGGAATATGATCGAGGCCTACCCCGAGATCAAGTTCCACTTCACCTCTGAGTTCAAGAGGGAAGTACAGGAAATAAACAGGTAGGCTTGCAGCGGTGGAAATGCGGCAATCAACGCGGAGTATGACTTCCGGTAACCATACGCTGTTACCGACCATCCTCTTTATCGGAATTAAAAACCGCCTTCCGTGCTTTAGCAGAACGAGTTACCGGCTTGCTCAACATTACGCGTTCAGCGGATATGATCCATGGTATACTATAGCAGATTCCACGAGGTCATTCACACGCTGAGGTGAAGCCGTTCGCCGGATACTATGTTGGTGATCTGCCGGAGTAATAAAATATGAATGGGGTCCGCACTGCAGGGAGTAAACAGTATATTCTCGTCGTGGATGCCGACGTCAACGACCGCTTTTATACGTGCATGCTGCTTCAGCGGTTCGGCTACGACGTCTTTTCCGCTCGGACCGCGGAGGAGGCGATTGAGTTCATAACCGTGTCTCCACCTACCGCAATCCTTGCTGACGCCGATCTGAATGGCTCCACCATGTTTTCCTGGCTCTCGAAAGACCCTCGCTTTTTTGACATTCCCCTCGTCCTCCTTTCATGGTGGCCCAACCCTGCATTGGAGGCCCGCGCCAACAAAGGGGGATTCGCCGCCTATCTGAGGAAGCCAAATAATGTGGAAGAGTTCTACCAGATCGTTCAGATAGCTATCGAGAAAGGCCCTCGACGGAACCTCAGGATCGCAACTCGTCTGATGGCAAGACTCGAAGATGGCCAGGATAAGAGCGAGGGGTTCGTCACGGTGCTTTCGGAATACGGGATGTTCTTCATGACGCTTGATCCCCGGCCGGTAAATGCGAAGATACCGCTCAGTTTCACCATGAAGGACAGCCTTATTAAGGTTGAGGCGGTTGTCCTGTATACGGTATCCTTTGACGATGGGCCGTACAAAGAGCCCGGTATGGGACTGAAGTTCGTGAAGATCAGCCGCGCGGACAGGTCCCTCATCGCGAACTTTATGCTCGAGTGGATACAGGACGGCGCCTCAAAGCAAAGTGCGCAGCCATAACGTGAGCCGGGTAGAATGCTATTGAGCTGCAAGTCATGGGAGGCTCTATCCGATTTTATTTCTCTTGGAAGTATGGTAACGTAGGTTGTCCTTCGTAATAATGACTGCAAAGGAGAATGAGCGCTGAAAACCGGGATACGCCGGTGAACAACGACATCGGTGAATTGATGCGCTCGGACCCATTATGCTTATAGACTATATCAGGAACATACCGCTCTTCAATCACCTTAAAGAAGCCCAGCTCAAGAAGATAGCGTCTCTCTGCAAGAACGTCCGGTACAAGAAAGGCGATGTCGTCTTTTACAAGACCGACATGAGCACTGACCTCTATATTGTGAATTCCGGGAAGCTCAAGGCAGTGCTGGCTGACGAAGACGGCGGCGAAATGGTGCTTGCTCTGTTCGAAAAGGGCGCGTTCTTTGGCGAGCTGAGCCTTTTGGATGGCAAGGGAAGGTCGGCAACGATCGTGGCAAACACGGATTCGGAACTTGCCATACTCAGGCAGGAGGTGTTCCTGGACCTGCTGTACAACAATCCGAAAATCTCCGTTGAGCTCATGACCACCCTGGTGAAACGGCTCAGAAATGCGGATGACATGATAGAATCTCTCGCATTTCTCGAGGTCGGCGAGCGGCTGATCCGGACGCTCTTCGACGTTGCCGCAAATGACGACGCCGGTACAACCGGCTTTCGCAACGCGGGAAAACTGACGCATAAGGAACTTGCCGCGCGCATCGGATGTTCGAGGGAAGCTGTCTCGAAGTGCCTGAAGGGGCTCTCCGGTAAAGGCATCGTAAGGGAATTAAAAGGAAGCCTGCTGATCGCCGGCAATGCTCTGGAGCAGATCAAGAAGCGTGATAGGATATAGAAGAACCAGCACTGCAGTTGCTGATTATCGTGCGCCCGTTTGACCCAGCTTTTCTATCCTCTCCTCCCGCCTGTTGTCTCGATACAAATAAAAAAAGCTCCCCGCCCAAAGACGGGGAGCGCAAGTAAGGTTAAATTTAGATCTTGGGAAGCTTTGCGAGCGCTTCTTTGATCTTCGCCGCCGGATACTCATAGTCCTGAAGCTTGCCGTCGTGATAGTCTGCATAGGCCTGGAGGTCAAGGTACCCGTGGCCGCTCAGGTTGAAGAGGATT
Coding sequences:
- a CDS encoding MTH1187 family thiamine-binding protein produces the protein MSVMVEFSVVPVGKGSSLSTVVARVLQIVAQSGVRYKANPMGTVLEGSWEEVMGVVKKCHDEVMKDAERAVTSIKIDDRKGKDARIEKKLESMEQKLGMKLNR
- a CDS encoding 1-acyl-sn-glycerol-3-phosphate acyltransferase, whose protein sequence is MRALFRGLGIIPLLLVYFFITGIIGLLPVDRKTKRVVAIRIASRIARIILILFGVRVHVKHRERLHKTGDGRLIVSNHLSYIDILVLSALAPSVFITSVELKNTALLGTLARLSGSIFVERRRPSGLKREIEDIAVALGQGLPVALFPEGTTSNGDRVQPFKNSLFDAAVLTRADIVPICIRYTRVNNERLTPENRDLVFYYGGATFLKHFLRFLSLRSIELEVIPLKAIKVHSLQSRKDLAAETYEAINAVYYG
- a CDS encoding peptide chain release factor 3; translation: MDYTDEINKRRTFAIISHPDAGKTTLTEKFLLFGGAIQVAGAVKSNKIRKSTSSDFMDIERQRGISVATSVMGFDYNGLKINLLDTPGHKDFAEDTYRTLTAVDSVILIIDCVKGVEEQTLRLMEVCRMRRTPVIIFVNKLDREGRHPFELLDELETKLNIKVQPLSWPISMGTSFKGVYNLYNNSLYLFRPGGVRIASDVLEIQGIGDPVLDQQLGDYAIKLREDVELIEGTHNPFDVNAYLCGDLAPVFFGSAINNFGVKELLDTFTEIAPTPGSRPTDQRVVNADEAAFTGFVFKIHANLDPRHRDRIAFIRVCSGKFERNKLFLHVRLGKQIRFTSPASFLGARKSIVDEAFPGDVIGLYDTGNFKIGDTLTEGEKLMFQGIPTFSPEVFKELVNLDPSKSKQLAKGIEQLTDEGVAQLFTQQQGNRRIVGTVGQLQFDVLQYRLEHEYNAACRFDPMKIFKACWITAKDEKEMDKFCRFKSDRIATDKDGNIVFLAESDWVLRNMIEAYPEIKFHFTSEFKREVQEINR
- a CDS encoding response regulator, which translates into the protein MNGVRTAGSKQYILVVDADVNDRFYTCMLLQRFGYDVFSARTAEEAIEFITVSPPTAILADADLNGSTMFSWLSKDPRFFDIPLVLLSWWPNPALEARANKGGFAAYLRKPNNVEEFYQIVQIAIEKGPRRNLRIATRLMARLEDGQDKSEGFVTVLSEYGMFFMTLDPRPVNAKIPLSFTMKDSLIKVEAVVLYTVSFDDGPYKEPGMGLKFVKISRADRSLIANFMLEWIQDGASKQSAQP
- a CDS encoding Crp/Fnr family transcriptional regulator produces the protein MLIDYIRNIPLFNHLKEAQLKKIASLCKNVRYKKGDVVFYKTDMSTDLYIVNSGKLKAVLADEDGGEMVLALFEKGAFFGELSLLDGKGRSATIVANTDSELAILRQEVFLDLLYNNPKISVELMTTLVKRLRNADDMIESLAFLEVGERLIRTLFDVAANDDAGTTGFRNAGKLTHKELAARIGCSREAVSKCLKGLSGKGIVRELKGSLLIAGNALEQIKKRDRI